A stretch of DNA from Nitrospira sp. KM1:
GCTTGTCCGCAACGCAGGAGGTCCCTATTGAACTCCGAACAGACGCGCGTATACTGAGCATCCATGCATGCGATTACTGAACGGTTATGGGTCGGCAATGTGTACGAGGCCGAGCGGCCGCCGGCAAAAGTGGCCGCCCTGCTCTTCGTTGCGGAGGAATTTTCAGCGGACCCTCCGTCCGGGTTGGCCTATCAATATATCCCTTTCAAGGAATATGGGCCTCCAGATGTGTCGTTGCTCGATCGTGCCGTGACATGGCTCGAACAGCAAAGTGCTGACAATGTCGTGATGGTCTGTTGTCGAGCGGGAATGGGCAGATCCGTATCCGTGGTGATGGCCTATTTGTGCTGCACGGAACGTCTGACCTATGATGACGTGCTACAACTGGCCATCAGCCGTCGGCCCGGAGCGCTTCCGCTTCCCGACCTCCGATCTGCGATCGAGAAAGTTCAAACCATCCGGCAGACCCGTATGCGCACTGTGTTGCCGTGATGGAAACGTCACCTGTTCATCATTCCCATGTTACTTTCTTACCGGGAGGCTAGTACGTCATGCCTGAATTGCCGGAGGCAGAGATTGTCGCCCGACAAATCCGGAACCGTCTGGTAGGTGCGGTGCTGACTGATGCATGGATTGGACGGGAGGATATCGTCCGCGAAGGACTTCCCCTCCTGTCCTGGTTCCAAGGCGCGTCGCTGCGCACCGTCGACCGCTATGGGAAAAGCGTCGCCATGGGGTTTCATAAGGAGGGCACGGTTCGCTTTATTGTCGCAGAGCTTGGAATGACCGGTCTCCTGCTTTTCCGTTCAGCCCAGGCACGCCATCCGCAGCACGTGCATGTGCGGGTATCTTTCATCGGAGGAGATGAGCCGGAGTTGTGTTATTGGAACCCGCGACGATTCGGCCGGATCTCGTTGTTCGATAGAGCAGGGCTCAATCGATACATTGCCCGTCGGTTTGGTCTGGACCCCCTGTCCGCCAGCAGGGAAGATTTTCTCGGTATTGTCAGGCAGCGCAGAGGTCGACTGAAGGCGCTCCTCATGCACCAGCAATCCGTTGCAGGGATTGGGAATATCTATGCCAACGAGATCCTATTTCGAGCGGGTCTTCATCCAGATGTCCGAGCCTCTCGTCTTTCGATGCACACGGTCGAGCATCTCTATGACCTGACCCAAGCGGTGCTTCAAGATGCCATCAGGTGCGGCGGCTCCAGCGTCCGAGACTTTTTTGCTCCGGACGGGACGGAAGGACAATATAAACAACGGCATCTCGTGTATGGGAAAGAGGGGCTTTCCTGTCCAAACAAATGTGGAGGAACAATTCGTCGCCTGCATGGAGAGCGCAGCTCCTTTATTTGTCCTTCGTGCCAGACAAAACGCCTAAGAAATCGTTCAGCAGCCCGGATCGAAAAGACAATTCCACAATTCCTTTAGAAAACGGTATTTTGCGATCGATATCTTCCTCCCAGGCCGCAGGATAGGCCTTTTGATCTCCATGCTTTAGTA
This window harbors:
- a CDS encoding dual specificity protein phosphatase, producing the protein MHAITERLWVGNVYEAERPPAKVAALLFVAEEFSADPPSGLAYQYIPFKEYGPPDVSLLDRAVTWLEQQSADNVVMVCCRAGMGRSVSVVMAYLCCTERLTYDDVLQLAISRRPGALPLPDLRSAIEKVQTIRQTRMRTVLP
- the mutM gene encoding bifunctional DNA-formamidopyrimidine glycosylase/DNA-(apurinic or apyrimidinic site) lyase, producing the protein MPELPEAEIVARQIRNRLVGAVLTDAWIGREDIVREGLPLLSWFQGASLRTVDRYGKSVAMGFHKEGTVRFIVAELGMTGLLLFRSAQARHPQHVHVRVSFIGGDEPELCYWNPRRFGRISLFDRAGLNRYIARRFGLDPLSASREDFLGIVRQRRGRLKALLMHQQSVAGIGNIYANEILFRAGLHPDVRASRLSMHTVEHLYDLTQAVLQDAIRCGGSSVRDFFAPDGTEGQYKQRHLVYGKEGLSCPNKCGGTIRRLHGERSSFICPSCQTKRLRNRSAARIEKTIPQFL